One Deltaproteobacteria bacterium DNA window includes the following coding sequences:
- the ftsW gene encoding putative lipid II flippase FtsW, whose amino-acid sequence MLELRHVRGLRRPRPRLPGGDRGPRVTGAGTVPRPAPQAPVFRGPLAGQRPRVVGRLRGDPWLVAAVATLLGLGIVMVFNVSYFYGRERLGDSLYFFRRHLLAVALGTAACVVASRLSSETYRRAAYPLLGASVLALVLVLVPGIGLVRGGARRWLHLGPLSLQPSEAAKVALVLYLARSLSKKGERVHDFVVGVVPHCLVVGFVAGLLLLEPDFGTAALAAALLFLMLFAGGVRARHLAVPVIAALPLVVYEATGAGYRVKRLLAFLNPWHDPRGIGFQLMQSFIAFGSGRLWGVGLGESRQKMFYLPEAHTDFIFSVIGEELGLAGALVVLGLFGVIAARGLRTALRHPDPFASLAAFGVTVSLVLQALVNAGVVLGCLPTKGLALPFLSYGGSAMIAALAQVGVLLALAREAG is encoded by the coding sequence CTGCTCGAGCTTCGACATGTTCGCGGATTACGCCGCCCGCGGCCGCGCCTTCCGGGCGGCGATCGAGGCCCTCGGGTGACGGGGGCGGGGACGGTGCCGCGTCCGGCGCCCCAGGCCCCCGTCTTTCGCGGCCCGCTCGCGGGGCAGCGGCCGCGCGTCGTGGGCCGACTCCGCGGCGACCCCTGGCTGGTCGCGGCGGTGGCCACCCTCCTCGGCCTCGGCATCGTGATGGTGTTCAACGTGAGCTACTTCTACGGGCGGGAGCGGCTCGGCGACTCGCTGTACTTCTTCCGACGCCACCTCCTGGCCGTGGCCCTCGGGACTGCGGCCTGCGTCGTCGCCTCCCGACTGTCCTCGGAGACCTATCGGCGCGCGGCGTATCCGCTGCTCGGCGCGAGCGTCTTGGCGCTGGTCCTGGTCCTCGTCCCGGGCATCGGCCTCGTGCGGGGCGGCGCCCGGCGCTGGCTGCACCTCGGCCCGCTCAGCCTGCAGCCCTCCGAGGCCGCCAAGGTCGCCCTCGTCCTCTACCTGGCGCGGTCGCTCAGCAAGAAGGGCGAGCGCGTGCACGACTTCGTGGTCGGCGTCGTGCCCCACTGCCTCGTGGTAGGCTTCGTGGCGGGCCTCCTGCTGCTCGAGCCGGACTTCGGCACCGCGGCGCTCGCGGCCGCCCTCCTGTTCCTGATGCTCTTCGCGGGCGGCGTCCGCGCGCGGCATCTGGCGGTGCCGGTGATCGCCGCCCTGCCGCTCGTCGTCTACGAGGCGACAGGGGCGGGCTACCGGGTGAAGCGCCTGCTCGCCTTCTTGAACCCGTGGCACGACCCGCGCGGCATCGGGTTCCAGCTGATGCAATCGTTCATCGCCTTCGGCTCGGGCCGGCTGTGGGGCGTCGGGCTCGGGGAGAGCCGGCAGAAGATGTTCTACCTGCCCGAGGCGCATACCGATTTCATCTTCTCGGTGATCGGCGAGGAGCTCGGGCTCGCGGGAGCGCTGGTCGTGCTCGGGCTCTTCGGCGTGATCGCGGCGCGCGGCCTGCGCACGGCGCTCCGCCATCCGGACCCCTTCGCCAGCCTCGCGGCCTTCGGCGTGACGGTCTCGCTGGTGCTCCAGGCCCTCGTGAACGCCGGCGTCGTCCTCGGCTGCCTGCCCACCAAGGGGCTGGCCTTGCCGTTCCTCTCCTACGGCGGCTCGGCGATGATCGCTGCCCTCGCCCAGGTGGGCGTGCTGCTCGCGCTCGCGCGCGAGGCGGGATGA
- the murD gene encoding UDP-N-acetylmuramoyl-L-alanine--D-glutamate ligase, with protein MALPRQALVLGFQRTGQAVARVLAARGVRVRVADRRPAEALGVESRTWMDVELRLGEEGPELLAGMDLVVPSPGVPRQAPVLAAALRRGLPVRSEIEMAAELLACPVVAITGTNGKSTTTSLVGLALARAGRRAFVGGNLGTPLIAAVGSDADVAVAEVSSFQLEWVEHFRPRVGCLINLTPDHLDRHGSFESYAAAKARLFARQQAEDFAVLNRDDAVVWRLAGRLGSRLVSFGAAPVPCGAFAGEGYAALRLPEAGEERYDLARTRLVGRHNLENVLAALTVARLAGAPPRAVQEAIDAFEPLPHRMTRVATRRGVDWFDDSKATNVGAAVKSLESFAQSVVLLAGGVDKGGSYAPLADAAAGKVRVALVFGAARAAIAAALLARDVAVEDVPSLEAAVRAAAAHARPGDVVLLAPACSSFDMFADYAARGRAFRAAIEALG; from the coding sequence ATGGCCCTCCCGCGCCAGGCGCTCGTCCTGGGATTCCAGCGCACCGGCCAGGCGGTGGCGCGGGTGCTCGCCGCCCGTGGCGTCCGGGTGCGGGTGGCCGACCGGCGTCCGGCCGAAGCGCTGGGGGTCGAGAGCCGCACCTGGATGGACGTCGAGCTCCGGCTCGGCGAGGAGGGGCCCGAGCTGCTCGCCGGCATGGACCTCGTCGTCCCCAGCCCCGGGGTGCCGCGCCAGGCGCCGGTGCTCGCGGCCGCGCTGCGACGCGGCCTTCCGGTGCGGAGCGAGATCGAGATGGCGGCCGAGCTGCTGGCGTGCCCCGTGGTCGCCATCACCGGCACGAACGGCAAGAGCACGACCACGAGCCTGGTCGGTCTCGCGCTCGCGAGGGCGGGCCGACGGGCCTTCGTCGGCGGCAACCTCGGCACGCCGCTGATCGCCGCCGTCGGCAGCGACGCCGACGTGGCGGTCGCCGAGGTGTCGAGCTTCCAGCTCGAGTGGGTGGAGCACTTCCGGCCGCGGGTCGGCTGCCTCATCAACCTGACGCCGGACCATCTCGACCGGCACGGCTCGTTCGAGTCGTATGCCGCCGCCAAGGCCCGCCTCTTCGCCCGCCAGCAGGCGGAGGACTTCGCGGTCTTGAACCGCGACGATGCGGTCGTCTGGCGCCTCGCCGGGCGCCTCGGGTCGCGGCTCGTGTCGTTCGGGGCGGCGCCGGTGCCGTGCGGCGCCTTCGCCGGTGAAGGATACGCGGCGCTGCGGCTCCCCGAGGCCGGCGAGGAGCGCTACGACCTCGCGCGGACCCGGCTCGTCGGGCGCCACAACCTCGAGAACGTCCTGGCCGCGCTCACCGTGGCCCGGCTCGCGGGCGCGCCGCCGCGGGCGGTCCAGGAGGCGATCGACGCCTTCGAGCCGCTCCCGCATCGGATGACGCGGGTCGCGACCCGGCGTGGCGTGGACTGGTTCGACGACTCGAAGGCGACCAACGTCGGGGCGGCGGTGAAGAGCCTCGAGTCATTCGCGCAATCCGTCGTCCTGCTCGCAGGCGGCGTCGACAAGGGCGGCAGCTACGCGCCGCTGGCCGATGCAGCGGCCGGCAAGGTCCGCGTGGCCCTGGTCTTCGGCGCGGCGCGCGCCGCGATCGCCGCGGCGCTCCTCGCGCGCGACGTGGCCGTCGAGGACGTCCCGTCGCTCGAGGCTGCGGTGCGGGCGGCGGCGGCCCACGCCCGGCCGGGCGACGTCGTGCTGCTCGCGCCCGCCTGCTCGAGCTTCGACATGTTCGCGGATTACGCCGCCCGCGGCCGCGCCTTCCGGGCGGCGATCGAGGCCCTCGGGTGA
- a CDS encoding phospho-N-acetylmuramoyl-pentapeptide-transferase codes for MLYLLLYPLHTSFPPLNVFRYITFRTLLAGLTALTLSLLLGPTLIRRLVRLQIGQSIRSDGPAAHAVKAGTPTMGGTLIIFSLLLATLLLADLHDWYVWVAVLVTLGHGLVGFVDDYAKVRRRTSAGIPGKLRLAAEFGIAGAAAGALYAWSEHGGHLTMPFFKEVHPDLGLWYVPFGALVIVGAANAVNLTDGLDGLAIGPVMIAGGTFAVFAYTAGHAKIAEYLQIPFVPGAGELAVFCGALAAAGLGFLWFNAYPAQMFMGDVGSLALGAALGVVALITRQEVVLVLVGGVFVVEALSVIGQVVSYKLRRKRIFRMAPIHHHFELLGWPEPQIIVRFWIVSIVCALLALSTLKLR; via the coding sequence ATGCTCTACCTGCTCCTCTACCCGCTGCACACGAGCTTCCCGCCCCTCAACGTCTTTCGCTACATCACGTTCCGGACGCTGCTCGCCGGTCTCACGGCGCTCACCCTGTCCCTGCTGCTCGGCCCGACCCTCATCCGGCGCCTGGTCCGGCTGCAGATCGGCCAGTCGATCCGCTCCGACGGGCCGGCAGCCCATGCCGTCAAGGCCGGCACGCCGACCATGGGCGGCACGCTGATCATCTTCTCGTTGCTGCTCGCCACCCTGCTGCTCGCCGACCTGCACGACTGGTACGTGTGGGTGGCGGTGCTCGTGACCCTCGGCCACGGCCTCGTCGGCTTCGTCGACGACTACGCGAAGGTCCGGCGACGGACGTCGGCCGGCATTCCGGGCAAGCTACGGCTCGCGGCCGAGTTCGGGATCGCCGGCGCGGCCGCGGGCGCGCTCTACGCCTGGTCGGAGCACGGCGGGCACCTCACCATGCCGTTCTTCAAGGAAGTGCATCCCGATCTCGGGCTCTGGTACGTGCCGTTCGGCGCGCTCGTCATCGTCGGGGCTGCCAACGCGGTCAACCTGACCGACGGCCTCGACGGGCTCGCCATCGGCCCGGTCATGATTGCGGGGGGGACCTTCGCGGTCTTCGCCTACACCGCCGGCCACGCCAAGATCGCCGAGTACCTGCAGATCCCGTTCGTGCCGGGGGCCGGCGAGCTCGCCGTCTTCTGCGGCGCGCTCGCCGCGGCGGGGCTCGGCTTCCTCTGGTTCAACGCTTACCCGGCCCAGATGTTCATGGGCGACGTCGGCTCGCTCGCGCTCGGCGCGGCCCTCGGCGTCGTCGCGCTGATCACGCGCCAGGAGGTCGTGCTCGTGCTGGTGGGCGGCGTGTTCGTGGTCGAGGCGCTGTCGGTCATCGGACAGGTCGTCTCCTACAAGCTGAGACGCAAGCGCATCTTCCGCATGGCCCCGATCCACCATCATTTCGAGCTCCTGGGCTGGCCCGAGCCGCAGATCATCGTCCGCTTCTGGATCGTGTCGATCGTTTGCGCGCTCCTCGCGCTGTCGACCCTCAAGCTGCGCTGA